The genomic stretch GCATTAGAGCATTACTCCTTTTGGAATCACAATATAAAGAAAGAGGACACGAGCTGTCAGTTAATAAGAGAAGAGCACCATGTAATTATCTAATAACAGCAGTCAAAGGGTTGGAGTGACAAACCTGATCACATATAGGGCATGTATCACTTCTTTCCATCCATTCAAGAATGCACGATAGATGAAAATGATGGCCACATTTTGTGATAATTCTTGGGTTCTCCGTATCGTATTCTGCATGATTTAAAAACACCCAATGAACAAGATGCTCTACAACCTCAAATTATATTGTTTCCGTTCTCTTATCCAACTGAGAAAAGGTTttccaaaaacaaagaaaaggtGTGCCAATAAATTTTGATGTATCCTCAATGGAAATGTGCACCCATCAATTTACTATCTTGATATagacttttcttttttattgataAATTTGGGTGCTTCTTTAAAgaaacaaaagaataaaaaaaggaaCAAAAGGAACAAAAGGCTTTCAAACAACCAAAACTATCATTTACAAAGAATGAATAGAAGTTTAAAGTATGTAAAGGAAGAAAGGATCCATTTCAGATAGTCTGAAATTGCCAACTACACAGAACACATAAACCTTTAAAGACACGGCCATATGACATCCAAACAAAGCACCGTATGATGCCAATATACAAATATTTAGATGTACATGGAAACGAAAATGGCAGTATGACTACCTTTCTTACTAAATTTGTACCATGTTATTCGGATTCAATTTATGGTTTTTACTTGAACCCTTTGACCAGCTTTACTATTCAATTTCATAAAACAAGTTGTTTTTTGTAGTCTTTTTAACATGCTAGACTTACCAAAGTTTTTGTTTATAGAGCTTAATAGCAAGACTTCTTACATTCCTGGTGTGTAGCATCAATATAAGAAAGTGTGagggttttaaaaataataaactcCATACGACATCATTTGGTTAACATATCCACAAGTATCCGGTACTACTATCACTATCATATTGGCCGCATTCAACATGACTTAAATGAGCACATACAAGTATCCATGCATCTTAGCATGTATCAGTGGGTCCTAAAGCATAGATGAGGAGACAAAAAATCGGGTTGGTCATCTTATCATATATGTATGTGCGGAAAACAGTCGATTGTCCAAAAAAGTTGCATATCCACATTCAGCATTTTGCCTGCCCAATGAGTTTGAACCatctgattcttgggccaggCATCAACGCAATGGAATTCATCTGATGCTGGAGGATGTCCCACACAACTGCCAGGTTGGCGCATGTGACCATGTGTAGATGAATCTATGGGCTTAGAAAAGCCCTCAGATAACCATTACTGCCACTAATCACAATGACActatcaaatttcataaaatagaTAAGACACGCACTtaatggatacataatacaaccAAGGATGGAAAACCAGTTAAATGTAGTGCAGTGCCTTAAAAAGTAGGAGAGGAAAGAACCTTCAAAACAAGTAGGGCAAGCATCCTCCTCCTTTATCTCTGAACCAACAGGTTCAATTGACTTTGAAGCTTCAATTTCAGATGACTTCAGGGAGCCAGGTACATCATCTGTTTGATTCTTAATACCTGAACCCTTCAGATCTTCACATAAAACCACATTTTTGTCAGTGACTGTTTCTCCAGCAGGCTGTGAATCTGCAACCTGCTCTGGATTGATCTTGTCGCCACTAATTTCTAGACTCCTGGACGaagtttgtgggcccaccaaatccacATCATACGGCAACGGTGCAGGAGGTGCACGGTAGGTGTCCGGAATTGACGTTTCCAAATTTGTATCAACCAGGAGTCCCGTCGAAAGTGGAGATGTAGTAGCATGGCCAGATGACAAGGAACCATGCTCTTCTAAATCTTGTGGACACTGTGGAAGGAGTTGAAATGTTCAAAAAGGATGACATCTGAAGCATGCAACAGCCACTATTAATTCTGAAAACAAAAAGGCTCTGAAGAAATTCCCGAGCAGAAAGAGTTTTTCAATCAAATAATACTACACTGAAGAGACAATGCAGAGACAACGCCCCCAGATTACATCTATGAACTAAAATCCTTTACCAAATCAGAGCAAGTAACAGTTACAGTCATTGAATGGAGATCTAGGCATGGTTACCTAGATATGGTTTTTGCGTGCAATCAATTTCATAAatcaagtatcttaaaagtttCAATTCTATACAGCAACACATATGAACTCAGGGAAAGAAAATATCTGCTCTACGGATTTCTTTTTTATATGAATAAGGCAGAATATGAACCGTTAGATGCTAAACATCACTTGTGAGAAGAAGTTCAGGTTGTAGCATTTCAAATTATGTTAAACAGGaaagaaacaatagtgattgagcTTTATGCCCCAACAATTAGTACTAAGTACCACGAACACTAGGTCATTGGTTCAAATCACAGTTTAAGCTTCAAACTTGCTGAGACTTTGGAAATAATAAGGATAATTTTCAGTAAAAAACCAGGAAAATTTTGGGAACAAACTAATAAGAAAAAATTTGTCCTCTCTCCATCCCATCACTTATGACTTTAAAATAGAGTAGAAAGAAAGGGCATCAACTGTGTCTTCTTTAgacatttcttattttcttttattttttatttttcaattaccACATAATTCATGAATTATTCAGGAAATTTCACCATTCGTAAATTGTGGAAATGTCAAGAATTATGTTGCCATGGTTTGAACATAGTTTTACCACAAGGAaaagaaacaatcaatcatgaagaCAATGGAGCAAGCCTTTAAAAgaatttatttgaaaaaaaaaaaacaaaaaaacaaaaaaaaaaaaaaaaaaaaagagaggaagaagaagaagaagaaagaaaagaaagaaagaaataatgaaAGGGAAAGTTTCATTGACCAGCACCAAAAAAACAAAATGCAATTGGGGTAGAATCAAAATAGAGCAGAGGTTTTGGAATAAAAATGGTGCCAATATCTCTCAACTTGCTTTGTTGACCTGTTGACAGGAGTCCTGCATAATGCAAATGTGTGGGTGTCCGGTGGATGCTCGTTCCTTAGAAAGTTGCTTTTAAAAATGTGGACAGGGAAGAGAACATTTTTTTTATAGAATACTGGCTActattatagtaaaaacaaaaaaaaaaaaaaacaaaaaacaaaaaacaaaaaacaaaacaaaaaaacaaaacaaaacaaaacaaaacacacaaaaaaaaaaggaacaaaaagACAGAAAATCTCTCCACTAAGGCAGTGAATAGCAGCTACTAATTACAAGATAGGCTTGAACACATCATCTATTGGCAAACTAATAGCTATGGAATTTACAGATCTCTGGCCAACATGAAAACAGGTGAGCATCAAACTTTTACAAGGAAAATTATGAGAATTCTTATTTCAAATCTTGATTGAAGAAATAGGATTCATACAGCATCCCGAAATAGCTGGAGACAACAACGATGGTGGTGGTGAGGGTGGTGGTGTTAATGATGGTGGGTGGTGATGATGAATGAACAAAATTTTCTGTTGTCGCCAataaagaggaaagaaaagaagaaagaaaatgcaagaaCACCAAAAACGAAACAGCAATATACATATAGCAACACTGAATGGTGGTCTTCTAGCTACAAGCAGATTCATAACCACAATAACCAGCTAAGCTGCAGAATTATTGAAGCTTTTTCCCCCTTTTGGCATATGCCTATGACATAAAGACACCATTCTGATAAAGCCCTGTGATGGATCTACTAAGAAACTATAAATGAAATGCCATGTCATTGCACAAGATCTAATGTGGGAGGAGAAACTACTCACATAGTAGCATACTGGTGCCTCATTCAATTGTGGTCTTCTGGgaagacagcagcagcagccaccCATTTTCTCTCTAGTTCTTTCAAGTCTGCTGTCCGCCTTGAGCTATTGGATGTTGATGCATGGCTTCCGTTCTTTGACAAAAGACATTAAAGTTATCAGATCGAAGCTCTTTTTTTAGCAACAATCAGACCCAAGTAATGAATAGAACTATATATCAGTATATTACTTGAAGCCTAAGAACAAGTAAAGTTACAgcgatatctcaaaattgatggttCAAGCCACATTGCTAGGAGCATGATCATGAGGTAGCTGAGGAAATCACCATGACTACATTTCGATGTACTAAGGAATTGAACTGCATAATTAGTTCAATAACATGAAATTTTACCAAATTGGAAAATTACCATTGTATTCATTTTGAGGGACAGCTCCAAAACACAATCACTTCGCTTTCAAGTTGGACTTCAAAGGATATAACTACATTTTGAGGGATACTTCCTCACTATAAATATTAAGGTAGTTACAATTTGGTCACTTTCTCTCCATTCAACTAAACGACAAATTTCAATTCAACAGTACTTCCAGACACAGACTACATGTTGGTGAAAAGTTTTGCTGAAGATAGACATAAAGATAGTAGCACCACAAATACTCATAAGAATGATTGGGAAACATCTATAACCAGGCAGCTGATGGCATAAAGGCAACAGGAACAAGATTCAGTAACAGAAAAACACTTCGACAACCAACCTGGTTGTTACTGGTGCGGCTGTATTTAgaactaaaaactaaaaataattaTTACATGAAGGGCACAAACCTCCAGATAAACAGAATAGCTAATTCAGGTAATTCTTAGACCTCCATAAATCAGAAAATGTGATGCATGCTTcaatggtgtgccgtaaaggccattacgtaaaggtaatgatggcaaccgttacacgttatagGGTCGTAAAGGCTGTAACAACCGTTATGcaaaaaaatgacatgtaaccACCATTAAACGTCCATTACCCCTAAAAAGACCATAACAGCCCGTAATGGTCTGTTATAGGGCAGATACAGGGTtttcaatatatattttttcaaaattatatggcagatacaggtttttcgggtTTTCCTTTTAattaaaacagagagagagagagagagagagagagagagagagagagagagagagactgtaatggccgttacaggggTCATAACAACCATTATGACCCGTATCATAAAGGTGACGGTGGTCGtcattacagccaccattaccattacagaatacctCACTTCCAGTAAGCCAAACCCCAACCACTCACATGGCAAATGTTATGGTGATTGGGACTCTGGGACTGCAGATCTGGTGGGCTGCCATGTTGTTAATTGGAAGGGTGAAATGAGAACATTAAATTTCAAATTGTCTTTATTTGGATTACAGGAAAATAGACAATTGAAGGATGTGATGAAGGGAAGCCATAAATGTGTCAAAATATTTCAAGGAAATTTCAGTCGGAGTCAAAACTCTACATAACCAGAACAAACGAAGTAGGTAATGCTACTTCTTTCAGTTCCCAAAGGACAGCTTCTCCAAATAGACGATTACGTAACCCTATTTCAGGTTAAAGATCAGTATCATCATAGACTTGTCCCAAGTCAGCATATAATGGACCACCCTGAGAGAATCTAAAACATTGGAAAGGAAATGCCCTATGCATCTATAATATCAGTTGTTATATGTTAGATGTGTACAAGATCCAGATTAATCCTCTAGAGGGCTCCATGATGAACAAAAGTCAAGGAGATTGGACAATCCTATTCCAAACTGCTTGATTTGGGGAAACAAACAACCACTGCCAATTCCATTACCTACTCCAATCAAGTGGTGAGGATCGTCCAGCCAGCCTCATTTATGGACCATGGGCCATCCGTGAAGTGGGAACTTGTACATGTCCCCTACATTTCACATATAAAACAAGGGTGGTTAACAAGACAAGTACACAGTGGAGAGTCCAGTCATCGGGTGAGCCACCATGCACATGACCTGGGCTAGccgggccacacatgcacatcaAATTGTGCATCATCGGATCAATTTACTAAACCGTCCACTGCTTTCATGAATAAAACAAGGGTGATTAACAACACGCACACAATGGCAGGTCCAGTCATCAGGCGAGCCACCATGCAGATGATTTGGGCTAGTCAAGCAACAAATGTACATCAAATTGTGCATAGTGAGATCATTTTTCTAAACCGTCCATCGCTTctgtatatgtgtggcccacccgatgagcaGACcatcctactctctctctctctctttgggggGAGGAAGACATTgttgatccaaactattcatactaggagcaagccatggtgcaagaatcgtGCTAATCCGATGATCTAAGCTTcggatcaatagcatgaaaatggacacTCAAGATTGACCTGAGAAACAAGaccggtccaatcatcatctgcaAACATCTActagatagatcccactttgtatttcttatgattatAAAGTAACACTTAGATTTGATTATTCTAACTAATTATGGCTCGTAAACAACAGACGAGTGGTAACAAACTGGCCCCATTCAAGGGGTTAGGATAATCCAATCGGCGTGGTTCCTGCACCATGGCTCAATTAAAAGATTTAGAGACGTTGCTAACAttcccatgaaggtggggacattagtaaaacctcacacacacacacacacacacacacacacacacacacacagagcacAACTAGTGGTATTTGTATGCCATCCCACCCTTCCACCATAGTATCCCACAACAAAAATGAGATACAccaaaaatcaagtcattcagaTGGAACCCATATGAATGTGGTCTTTGGGTGGTCATTCATTGTTctccatgttgtggcccacctgatagtttgatcaacctgatttttggggcaacccattttcatggtgggactaCCTTGCTAGATGGGTTGGATATCATACACAACACAATGGTGAGCCtcacacaactctctctctctctctctctccaagaaATCCCCAAATACCACTCATTCCAAACACCAATTCCTTGGCAAAAAATCCACTGAATTACAATAACACATGAAGCCAAACGATCAGACAGAATCGGTGAAGAAAAATCAAGAACACAAATCGCAGATTCAATACAAAAGCAACTTCAAACAAACAAGCAAAAACAATTCAGTTCACTTCGAATCGCAAAAACTCCAAATTACAAATTACaagaaagaatgaatgaatggttcttgcatcatggcttgctcctacttctgtgaatggatgaatggttcagatcgacAATAGGTCACCCCATGTGCCCGTTAAAAGATTTGGGGACATTGCTAACATTTCTATGAAGGTGgcgtgattcttgcaccatggcttgctcctatttgtatgaatgaatgaatagttcAGATCGATGATATGTCACCCCTGTGCCAGTTAAAAGATTTGGGGACATTGCATCCCTGATTATCTTGAGTTTTTTATAACCATTGAAACCAAGTAGGTTCTCAAAAACTTGCACAAACTTTCATCATACGTGGGACGATATTTTTCAGTCTGTTTCTTCAATTAGACGTTTTTTTTtcttgaagacacagggtgtccccacctctttttttgaagtgagactaatccctgcggatacacgcaaagGAGCACATCCTATTCCTTCAATTATAATAACTATaattgaagacacagggtgtccccacctctttctTCAATTAGATGTTAATGTGAATGAACCATATGtacatccttttttcttttttcttttttgaagtgagactaatcccgcGGATACACGCAACGTAGCACATCCTATTCCTTCAATTATAATAACTATAACTGAAGACACAGGGTGCCCCCGCCTCCTTCTTCAATTGGATGTTAATGTGAATGAACCATATGTACTCCTATTCCTTCCCAAAGTAGCACATCCagataataatactaataataataataataataaccaattattattattattattattattattattattattattattattatta from Magnolia sinica isolate HGM2019 chromosome 17, MsV1, whole genome shotgun sequence encodes the following:
- the LOC131230292 gene encoding probable E3 ubiquitin-protein ligase RHB1A; translated protein: MGGCCCCLPRRPQLNEAPVCYYCPQDLEEHGSLSSGHATTSPLSTGLLVDTNLETSIPDTYRAPPAPLPYDVDLVGPQTSSRSLEISGDKINPEQVADSQPAGETVTDKNVVLCEDLKGSGIKNQTDDVPGSLKSSEIEASKSIEPVGSEIKEEDACPTCFEEYDTENPRIITKCGHHFHLSCILEWMERSDTCPICDQEMVFNSSFDQ